From Apium graveolens cultivar Ventura chromosome 9, ASM990537v1, whole genome shotgun sequence, the proteins below share one genomic window:
- the LOC141684994 gene encoding agamous-like MADS-box protein AGL61, whose amino-acid sequence MTVCELNFHLTQIFNELEGERKRGEALDDMRQASQSQFWWESPVEKMGFDELQQLKECMEGLKKNVNNQANSILIENANSNLPPFGFNGHRAFNQFEPKPNQIDPASHVPGYGYGNGYFGLSNFAA is encoded by the coding sequence ATGACTGTTTGCGAGCTGAACTTCCATCTCACACAGATTTTCAATGAACTAGAGGGTGAGAGGAAGAGAGGAGAGGCACTTGATGACATGAGGCAAGCTAGCCAGAGCCAGTTTTGGTGGGAATCTCCAGTCGAAAAGATGGGATTTGATGAGCTTCAACAATTGAAGGAATGCATGGAAGGGTTGAAGAAAAATGTGAACAATCAAGCTAATAGCATCTTGATTGAGAATGCAAATTCTAATTTGCCACCTTTTGGTTTTAATGGACACAGGGCCTTTAATCAGTTTGAACCTAAGCCTAATCAGATTGATCCTGCTTCTCATGTCCCTGGTTACGGATATGGTAATGGTTATTTTGGTCTGAGCAACTTTGCTGCGTAA